One Scomber japonicus isolate fScoJap1 chromosome 1, fScoJap1.pri, whole genome shotgun sequence DNA window includes the following coding sequences:
- the LOC128357256 gene encoding BTB/POZ domain-containing protein KCTD12-like, which yields MAQTDSQSTAFPEIVELNVGGQVYVTRLETLTAVPNSLLWLKFTQSSPGALPKDSKGRFFFDRDGFLFRYILDYLRDSELFLPELFKERKRLQKEADFFQLPELSRRLAAVSKDNSYEDGGEPEEAELASPATSSLDKALRSPGATAGYITVGYRGSYTIGRDIQADAKFRRVARITVCSKISLAKEVFGDTLNESRDPDRPPDRYTSRYYLKYNFLEQAFDRLADAGFHMVASNSTGTCSYATNDPGEDKLWTSYTEYIFFR from the coding sequence ATGGCTCAAACCGACAGTCAAAGTACAGCTTTCCCTGAGATAGTGGAGTTAAACGTGGGCGGACAGGTGTATGTGACCCGACTGGAAACTCTCACAGCGGTCCCCAACTCTCTCCTGTGGCTGAAGTTTACGCAGAGCTCCCCGGGCGCCCTGCCAAAAGACAGCAAGGGCCGCTTCTTTTTCGACCGGGACGGCTTTCTCTTCCGCTACATTTTGGACTACTTGCGGGACTCTGAGCTTTTTCTGCCTGAGTTGTTCAAAGAAAGGAAGAGGCTGCAGAAAGAAGCGGACTTCTTCCAGCTGCCGGAGCTGTCGAGGCGCCTGGCAGCTGTCAGCAAAGACAACTCGTATGAGGACGGAGGGGAGCCGGAGGAGGCTGAGCTCGCCAGCCCGGCCACCTCCTCCTTGGACAAAGCCCTGCGCTCTCCCGGGGCCACCGCCGGCTACATCACTGTCGGGTACAGAGGCAGCTACACTATCGGGAGAGACATTCAGGCTGATGCCAAATTTCGCAGGGTTGCCAGAATAACCGTCTGCAGCAAGATCTCTCTGGCTAAAGAGGTTTTTGGGGACACCCTAAATGAGAGCAGAGACCCCGACCGACCCCCTGACAGATACACCTCCAGGTATTACCTTAAGTACAACTTCTTGGAGCAGGCGTTTGACCGGCTGGCCGACGCTGGTTTCCACATGGTGGCCTCCAACTCCACTGGGACCTGCTCATACGCCACTAATGACCCGGGGGAGGACAAATTGTGGACCAGTTACACCGAGTATATTTTCTTCCGATGA